Sequence from the Deltaproteobacteria bacterium genome:
GCGGGCGTTGGCGACCTTCCAGGAAGTCGATGCGCAAAACGCCAACTACCGGGGCGTGAAAGCCGAAATCCAGAGCCTGAAGAAGCAGCTCGGCGAGGGCGGCGACGAACCGCCCGACAACATCAGCTTCGTGTGACCACGGCGCGTTGTCGCCGGCGAAACGTCGAAGGGCGGGGAGTTCCCCGCCCTTCGCTTGTCATCGTTTCGGAACTTAGACGATCGATGTGGGCGCCGCCGGGCCGACGGCGGTCGGGTTGCCCGAACGCAGGTCGACGAGGCGCGTCTCGATGAACTTGTTGAACCTGTCGTGCGCCATTTGGATCGTGTTCGCGGCGGTGTCGAGAATGCCTTTGTCGTTCACGCCGAGATTCGACAGAATTCCCAGCGCCTCGCTGTAGCCCTGGTCGATCGCGCCGTTGATGAGCGCCTGATAGCTCACCAGCGCATGTTCCTCGCTCATGTCGGGATTCTGCTGCTGGTAGAGACCGAAGAGCCCGATCGCGAAATCC
This genomic interval carries:
- a CDS encoding DUF5610 domain-containing protein, whose amino-acid sequence is MNVNGLTGSQAAVAAGSKDAQRIEKKSKPGIADQVRIGSVDRARSLQVVADRSLQKILEMTQLAAKELGYDLSTVDTSPQAVSGRIADFAIGLFGLYQQQNPDMSEEHALVSYQALINGAIDQGYSEALGILSNLGVNDKGILDTAANTIQMAHDRFNKFIETRLVDLRSGNPTAVGPAAPTSIV